In one Oryzias latipes chromosome 13, ASM223467v1 genomic region, the following are encoded:
- the akap1 gene encoding A-kinase anchor protein 1, mitochondrial, with the protein MPLRFRSVVPYTLPGVLVLIGWWWFTSRKKERLVGQGASEAPPTPVSLKACQAEGSNGLVEKGTVHCPQEADCPTLRPAGVNDLSSQHEGGSQDSKTAPSLDLGCEDASPPPCRTGLGEFEAPDSPLASHEDQEFSERLLKEHTEPEGGSLFASLERRPDEDSGVASGASGGAYLPPQACDVSISCTAAPLTDAERPEPEGEVAKHQGFVHSQHEFICPHTPPKGSGGTPSEADPLETPPPSVQNLHQHILTSTPTCPTFSAENALQGGAEELELLAAGLITEVISAATQEVLGVSSCREPDRGRTGEEPRLQEEEAGVSLHCQVLTSSSPGGVAEEQLHNGCSSTAGWGAGGASIPRTDEVRSDGWSSPSHQAPPPLNTKEKGGEGVALAEDSACSTCHSEDGVSSEELQSSAFDRPAEAVQVSHLSEDGGSSQPDSSTEDSAIKRLNGLGLKNGAHITCEADTDQSGGSDVNSMDSVDSGCTMGAAEGQASGAASSSSGLVIWEIEVPNRFVGRLIGKQGRYVSYLKQSSGAKIYISTLPYTQDFQICHIEGEQQQVDKALSLIGKKFKDLDLTNLYAPPPPPLTLPSLPMTSWLLLPSGVTVEVIVVNIVSAGHIFVQQHTHPTYHALRSLDQQMFLCYSQPGTPALPSPAEVGVICAAPAGEGAWWRAQVITFYKETNEVEIRYVDYGGYDRVKIDALRQIRSDFVTLPFQGAEVLLDNIAPLPGEDRFSSEATSAFEEITRGVALLAQVSNYDNNTGLPLVHLWNMLGEEVVSVNRTLAERGLAVWVDGF; encoded by the exons ATGCCTCTGAGGTTTCGCTCTGTGGTTCCCTACACGCTGCCTGGGGTCCTGGTTCTGATCGGCTGGTGGTGGTTCACCTCCCGGAAGAAAGAGCGGCTGGTCGGCCAGGGCGCGTCAGAGGCCCCTCCCACCCCTGTGAGCCTTAAAGCATGTCAGGCTGAAGGCAGCAATGGTTTGGTTGAAAAAGGCACTGTGCACTGCCCACAGGAAGCAGACTGCCCCACCCTCAGACCTGCAGGGGTCAATGACTTGAGCTCACAGCATGAGGGGGGCTCCCAGGACTCTAAAACAGCACCTTCACTGGACCTAGGTTGTGAAGATGCTTCGCCGCCCCCCTGCAGAACAGGCCTGGGGGAGTTTGAGGCCCCAGACTCTCCTCTGGCTTCTCATGAAGATCAGGAGTTCTCAGAGCGACTGTTGAAGGAGCACACGGAGCCAGAGGGGGGCTCCCTGTTTGCTTCGTTGGAGAGACGTCCAGATGAAGACTCAGGAGTCGCTTCAGGAGCCTCCGGGGGGGCCTACCTGCCCCCCCAGGCTTGTGATGTCAGCATCTCGTGCACAGCGGCGCCTCTGACTGACGCGGAGCGACCAGAGCCAGAGGGTGAAGTTGCGAAGCATCAGGGTTTTGTCCATTCGCAACACGAGTTCATCTGCCCGCACACCCCCCCCAAAGGCTCCGGGGGCACCCCGTCAGAGGCTGACCCTCTGGAGACGCCCCCCCCATCTGTGCAGAATTTACATCAACACATCCTGACCAGCACGCCCACGTGCCCCACCTTTTCAGCAGAAAACGCCCtccagggaggcgcggaggagCTGGAGCTCCTGGCAGCTGGACTTATAACCGAGGTCATCTCTGCAGCCACTCAGGAGGTCCTCGGGGTCTCCAGCTGCAGGGAGCCGGACCGCGGCCGGACCGGCGAGGAGCCACGCctacaggaggaggaggcgggggTGTCACTTCACTGTCAAGTCCTGACGAGCTCGTCGCCAGGAGGCGTAGCAGAGGAGCAGCTCCACAATGGCTGCTCCTCAACAGCAGGATGGGGCGCTGGTGGGGCCAGTATTCCTCGGACAGATGAGGTCCGTAGCGACGGCTGGTCTTCACCCTCCCACCAAGCCCCTCCCCCTTTAAACACCAAAGAGAAAGGCGGAGAGGGAGTGGCGCTGGCGGAGGACTCCGCCTGCAGCACATGCCACTCTGAGGACGGCGTCAGCAGCGAGGAGTTGCAGAGCAGCGCCTTCGACAGACCGGCCGAGGCCGTCCAGGTGAGCCACCTGTCAGAGGACGGCGGCTCGTCCCAGCCTGACAGCAGCACCGAGGACAGCGCCATCAAGAGGCTGAATGGGCTCGGCCTCAAAAACGGAGCACACATCACCTGTGAGGCAGACACGGACCAGTCCGGAG GTTCTGACGTCAACAGCATGGACTCTGTGGACAGCGGCTGCACCATGGGGGCTGCAGAGGGCCAGGCGAGCGGCGCCGCCTCCTCCAGCTCAGGACTCGTCATCTGGGAGATCGAAGTGCCAAAT CGTTTTGTGGGGCGGCTGATCGGAAAGCAGGGGAGATACGTAAGCTACCTGAAGCAGAGCTCTGGTGCAAAGATCTACATCTCCACCCTGCCGTACACACAAGACTTCCAGATCTGTCACATTGAGG gtgagcagcagcaggtggacaAAGCCCTCTCACTTATCGGCAAAAAGTTCAAAGACCTGGACCTGACCAACTTGTACGCGCCCCCTCCACCACCGCTCACGCTGCCCTCGCTCCCCATGACGTCCTGG CTGCTTCTGCCCAGCGGCGTGACGGTGGAGGTGATCGTGGTCAACATCGTGTCAGCGGGCCACATCTTTGTCCAGCAGCACACCCACCCCACCTACCACGCCCTGAGGAGCCTGGACCAGCAGATGTTTCTGTGCTACTCGCAGCCCGGCACGCCGGCGCTGCCGTCCCCTGCTGAAG TCGGTGTCATCTGTGCAGCTCCTGCAGGCGAAGGAGCCTGGTGGAGAGCTCAGGTCATCACCTTCTACAAGGAGACCAACGAGGTGGAGATCAGATACGTGGACTACGGAGGCTACGACCGAGTCAAGATCGATGCTCTACGGCAGATCAG ATCCGACTTTGTGACTCTACCATTTCAAGGTGCAGAGGTGCTGCTGGACAACATCGCCCCTCTCCCAG GGGAGGACCGTTTCTCCTCAGAGGCCACGTCGGCCTTTGAGGAAATCACCAGAGGTGTGGCCCTGCTGGCACAG GTATCCAACTATGACAACAACACGGGGCTGCCGCTGGTCCACCTGTGGAACATGCTTGGAGAAGAG